A genomic region of Metopolophium dirhodum isolate CAU chromosome 1, ASM1992520v1, whole genome shotgun sequence contains the following coding sequences:
- the LOC132935347 gene encoding uncharacterized protein LOC132935347 has translation MDNEVSDFTSPAKKNKRGKWVSSQQKEMIVNHYKSKVQANPKITIREARTIISKELGIGEKTISNTLKEYRETKTVSSPNKERIHKNVISKTDDFDKYAIRRKIHNLWINRELPTLDKILSVVNEDESLPSFSRATLHRLLKSMDFVYTKRGRNSALLDSNELILWRRRYLRNIKKYREEGRPIYYLDETWVNAGDVNTKVWVDKTVQSSQHAFSQGLSTGPVNPSGKGKRLIVVHIGSEDGFVPGGLLSFESKKNTSDYHDEMNGQSFRDWLLCVLPKLKDNAVIVMDNAPYHSVKLEKCPTTNWKKANIIEWLQSKGEVIDSTMIIPELLDIVKQLKPLYDKYEIDELVSQHNKTVLRLPPYHCELNPIEMAWSVIKNHVKSNNKTFKLKDVQKLLIEGVNKVTEEMWRNFISHTENEEDKFWNIDMIVDELMAERQDLVMTIGQSDDDDDDSFSDLD, from the exons ATGGACAACGAAGTTTCAGATTTTACATCACCAGCGAAGAAAAATAAGAGAGGAAAG tggGTTTCTTCACAGCAGAAGGAAATGATTGTCAACCATTACAAAAGCAAAGTCCAAGCGAACCCAAAAATCACAATACGTGAAGCCCGGACAATCATTTCAAAAGAATTGGGGATTGGAGAAAAAACCATATCCAATACATTAAAAGAATACCGTGAAACTAAAACCGTCAGTTCACCAAATAAAGAACGGATccataaaaatgtgatttcgaAGACGgatgattttgataaatatgcCATAAGAAGAAAAATTCACAATTTATGGATAAATCGTGAGTTACCCACGCTTGACAAAATACTTTCGGTCGTCAACGAAGATGAAAGTCTACCATCTTTTTCCCGAGCGACATTACATCGACTTTTAAAATCGATGGATTTCGTTTACACCAAAAGAGGACGAAACAGTGCGCTTTTAGACTCCAATGAACTTATTCTTTGGCGGAGGAGATATTTgcgaaatatcaaaaaatatcgtGAGGAAGGTCGTCCAATTTACTATCTGGACGAAACGTGGGTTAATGCTGGAGACGTCAATACCAAAGTGTGGGTCGACAAAACTGTCCAATCTAGTCAACATGCGTTTTCCCAGGGCCTTTCAACTGGTCCCGTAAATCCGAGTGGTAAGGGGAAACGATTAATAGTCGTTCATATTGGCTCTGAAGATGGATTCGTTCCTGGAGGATTATTGTCGTTCGAGTCGAAAAAGAACACTAGTGACTATCATGACGAAATGAATGGGCAAAGTTTCCGTGATTGGTTACTATGTGTTTTGCCGAAATTAAAAGATAACGCGGTAATCGTTATGGATAACGCTCCTTACCATTCGGTAAAATTAGAGAAATGTCCAACAACAAATTGGAAGAAAGCGAACATTATTGAATGGCTTCAAAGCAAAGGGGAGGTAATTGATAGCACTATGATTATACCAGAATTATTGGATATTGTGAAACAACTAAAACCATTGTACGACAAATACGAAATCGATGAACTAGTTTCACAACACAATAAAACAGTGCTACGATTACCTCCATACCACTGCGAACTCAATCCGATTGAAATGGCTTGGTCGGTAATCAAAAACCACGTAAAATCGAATAACAAGACTTTCAAGCTTAAAGATGTCCAAAAGCTCTTGATTGAAGGCGTAAATAAAGTCACTGAAGAAATGTGGAGAAATTTTATAAGCCACACTGAAAATGAAGAGGACAAATTTTGGAACATCGATATGATTGTGGACGAGTTAATGGCTGAACGACAAGATTTAGTTATGACGATCGGCCAGagcgatgacgacgacgatgattcATTTTCTGATTTGGATTAA